A window of Clostridium botulinum BKT015925 contains these coding sequences:
- a CDS encoding DNRLRE domain-containing protein, giving the protein MWFYINQKVSNIKNQDKIILKNLGSKVEYKNIQEGVNLNYSIKSNTIKEAIILDKPSSNSQFNFSFKVKNLIAKLNDDNSIYFLDSKDTSKVIFNIQSPFMYDSKNEVSTDIKVEFIKKDNEYTLTLIPNKEWLNDKSRLYPITIDPSIETSKDINKIHDSYVPEHISEKDKKNNKTYGGVEFLQVGKAPATRRNRAYISFDIPKIDSSNIITKANLYLWLYEEQKTPVQIDAHKVEKPWDSKTIVWENQPATNTKIEDYAIVSGKAGGSPFKWDVTSIAKECTSTGKNYGVMLKGHNETEPYSTFISSDCESGLTEGRPREVIYYTNASGLENYWTYNTQDVDRAGTGYVNDYNGNLVFVHDDLSMNGNRMPISLNHVFNSNEKLSSIGYGNGWRLNLSQRIVLEKQGNENNYIYTDEDGTKHCLKYDDKLKVYKDDTGIDITLTMDWANVNETYRIKDKKSNQLLFTKWGYLYKIKDSNNNVLTLGYNGATLKRVSDGSGRVTLLDVNQYGYLVGIIDPSNRRTSFAYNGANLTKITYSDGKYSEYSYDGSNNLIEAKNYDGHKIKYTYYGASPYRISSISDINTSGNLSEKLTVNYGFNTTTYTDSRQKKNIYQFNNVGNTVSIRDDNGNALYYNYDNKSSGKKEADNKLSLESKLQKPSVNYLKNHSGEFDLYWSTGYFNGATGSADYSSEEKYLGNRSLKIQKNNDLSRYYFGQAITLEKGKTYTLSSYVKTDGITSKNGKGATVFINYTDKNGVLQSIDSDYINGTNDWQREEVTFTLPKDASSNVVYARVGIVEEQGKVYFDCMQLEDGEASNRYNIVENSNLEYGNNAPEFWSKNEQCISGYDELIQLPDSLKYIKQNKNEHAFKIYGGASKNKSIYQKINLKGKAGDVFVLGGWAKAESIPLSKDKGKRYFALDLGIEKTDGSYEWRVVPFNEDSTEWQYVSSKIKVKADYKSVTFYTIYYGNENIAYFDRMQLHKEEFGESYVYDKDGNLVSSQDLAAKNSKFEYSNNDLVKSISPKGNKFTYKYDGKHNITEATSAENIKYSFSYDKNGNPLTAKIGETNGLTLESKAEYTEDGNYIKSIEDSSGNKVSYDYDKNKGILNKTTDAKGNSIYYSYDSMDRLTKASTASDKVSNSYTYENDKIKSIGHNGFNYNFEYDAEGNTHKVNVGNQNLITNEYDEKTNNLVSSNYGNGQTTKYKYDDEDRLTEYLYKDKSLQRYIYDGEGKLATLYDNINYIKYKYDYDVAGRLNRIKDSKGNITSYNYDADSNLSSFQEKINGMGYKTSYEYDKDNKVTSIYYNALQTFSGMEFFPLNTSTIGSKGTKPYVENDVKFEKDIDRTVLTTTNTTKLLYDLGIKQNQGTIGTWFNSKVTTGSRYIIASETKDAILDMYIDDDNKLTIAVRNKEGKWQVVAQSKQLQVSTWYYGAVSWKVEGNKLNVQLYLNDEVYSGSTTDFKDFTGAKTAVGGHNTGQYQIQGKLEGLSYYNRALNNEDIKGIYKGGKGNHINYKYDTLGRVTEKTIDTGIAEVTTKYNFEKGKNGNTTTRVSEIDNDGKKIAYTYDANGNIETIIDNGKKITYTYDELNQLIKERNEIEEKEISYTYDVGGNIVGKTETTFGGDSKTTTYKYEDSNWKDKLTNFNGKAITYDGIGNPLTYDGWNFQWEQGRKLSKLDGNGYNISYKYNASGIRTEKEVNGVVTKYHLEGANVTFETNGKYVIYYTYTVNGQLISMNLNGEEYYYVRNAQKDIIGLTDKAGKSVVEYSYDSWGKLLKIVDTSEKEVGKKNPYRYRGYRCDSETGLYYLNSRFYNPEWDRFINSDSLGGSTGELLSHNTFAYCSNNPIVRQDSNGYIWDTILDIGCAIYDFARFVMNPTWSNGVDLAWDVGAVFVPCVPGSYAKKAFKFASKAHGSGKSVKSSRILGSYKKLVSSKVKDAHHIIQDAAMRNIHGYKRRNAPAIQLKGPANKIGTPHYYATKVQRTAGGGTYGAERRIGYKALRKAGLSIEEAKNAIRSADKYFMDELGLNLDSITRMPGNRGRR; this is encoded by the coding sequence ATGTGGTTTTATATAAATCAAAAGGTTAGTAATATAAAGAATCAAGATAAAATTATATTAAAGAATTTAGGATCAAAAGTAGAATACAAAAATATACAAGAGGGAGTAAATTTAAACTATAGCATTAAATCTAATACAATTAAAGAAGCAATTATTTTAGACAAACCTTCGTCAAATTCTCAATTTAATTTTAGTTTTAAAGTTAAAAATTTAATAGCTAAGTTAAATGATGACAATAGCATATACTTCCTTGATAGTAAGGATACATCAAAAGTAATATTTAATATTCAGTCACCTTTTATGTATGATAGTAAAAACGAAGTGAGTACAGACATAAAAGTAGAGTTTATAAAAAAAGATAATGAGTACACATTAACGTTAATTCCAAATAAAGAGTGGTTAAATGATAAAAGCAGATTATATCCAATAACAATTGATCCAAGTATAGAAACATCTAAGGATATAAATAAGATACATGACAGCTATGTACCAGAGCATATTTCTGAAAAAGATAAAAAGAATAATAAAACTTATGGTGGTGTAGAATTTCTACAAGTAGGTAAGGCACCAGCAACTAGAAGAAATAGAGCGTATATATCTTTTGATATACCTAAAATAGATTCATCCAATATAATAACAAAGGCAAATTTATATTTATGGCTATATGAAGAGCAAAAAACACCAGTACAAATAGATGCTCATAAAGTAGAAAAGCCTTGGGATTCAAAAACTATAGTATGGGAAAATCAGCCAGCAACTAATACTAAGATAGAAGATTATGCTATTGTATCAGGAAAAGCAGGAGGTTCACCATTCAAATGGGATGTAACATCTATAGCTAAGGAATGTACATCAACAGGAAAAAATTATGGTGTAATGCTTAAAGGGCATAATGAAACAGAGCCTTATAGTACATTTATATCATCAGATTGTGAATCGGGACTTACAGAGGGTAGACCTAGAGAAGTTATATATTATACTAATGCTTCGGGACTTGAAAATTATTGGACATATAATACACAAGATGTAGATAGAGCTGGCACAGGGTATGTAAATGATTACAATGGTAACTTAGTGTTTGTACATGATGATTTATCTATGAATGGTAATAGAATGCCTATATCATTAAATCATGTATTTAATAGTAATGAGAAACTTTCAAGTATTGGATACGGAAATGGTTGGAGACTAAATCTGAGTCAAAGAATAGTCTTAGAGAAACAAGGTAATGAAAATAATTATATTTATACTGATGAAGATGGAACGAAGCATTGTTTAAAATATGATGATAAATTAAAGGTTTATAAAGATGATACAGGTATAGATATTACCTTAACCATGGATTGGGCAAATGTTAACGAGACATATAGAATAAAAGATAAGAAAAGCAATCAGTTATTATTCACTAAGTGGGGATATCTATATAAAATAAAGGATAGCAATAATAATGTTTTAACATTAGGATATAATGGGGCAACTTTAAAAAGAGTTTCAGATGGATCTGGAAGAGTTACCTTATTAGATGTAAATCAATATGGATATTTAGTTGGAATAATTGATCCAAGCAATAGAAGAACTAGCTTTGCATATAATGGAGCAAATCTTACTAAGATAACATATTCAGATGGAAAATATAGCGAATATAGTTATGATGGAAGCAATAATTTAATAGAAGCTAAAAATTATGATGGACATAAAATAAAATATACATATTATGGAGCAAGTCCGTATCGTATTAGTAGTATATCAGATATAAATACTAGTGGAAATTTAAGTGAAAAATTAACAGTAAACTATGGATTTAATACAACAACTTATACAGATTCTAGACAAAAAAAGAATATATATCAGTTTAATAATGTAGGAAATACTGTAAGTATAAGAGATGATAATGGAAATGCTCTTTATTATAATTATGATAATAAAAGTTCAGGAAAAAAAGAGGCTGATAATAAGTTATCTCTTGAATCAAAACTTCAAAAACCATCAGTTAATTATTTGAAAAATCATAGTGGTGAATTTGATTTATATTGGTCTACAGGATATTTTAATGGTGCTACAGGAAGTGCAGACTATAGTTCAGAAGAAAAATACTTAGGAAACAGATCTTTAAAAATTCAAAAAAATAATGATCTATCTAGATATTACTTTGGACAAGCGATAACCCTTGAGAAAGGAAAGACGTATACACTATCAAGTTATGTGAAAACCGATGGTATTACTAGTAAAAATGGCAAGGGTGCTACAGTATTTATTAATTATACTGATAAAAATGGAGTTTTACAGAGTATAGATTCAGATTATATTAATGGAACAAATGATTGGCAGAGAGAAGAAGTAACATTTACGTTACCTAAAGATGCATCATCAAATGTTGTGTATGCAAGAGTAGGAATAGTAGAAGAACAAGGAAAAGTGTATTTCGACTGTATGCAACTTGAAGATGGAGAAGCCTCAAATAGATACAATATAGTTGAAAATTCTAATCTAGAGTATGGAAATAATGCACCAGAATTTTGGAGTAAAAACGAACAATGTATTAGTGGATATGATGAATTAATACAATTACCTGATAGTTTAAAATATATAAAACAAAATAAAAATGAACATGCATTTAAAATTTATGGTGGAGCTAGTAAAAATAAAAGTATATATCAAAAAATTAATTTAAAAGGTAAAGCGGGAGATGTTTTTGTTTTAGGAGGATGGGCTAAAGCTGAATCTATTCCATTATCAAAAGATAAAGGAAAAAGATATTTCGCACTTGATCTTGGTATAGAAAAAACAGATGGAAGTTATGAATGGAGAGTAGTACCATTTAACGAAGATTCTACAGAATGGCAATATGTATCTTCTAAAATAAAGGTAAAAGCTGATTATAAAAGTGTAACATTTTATACTATTTATTATGGAAATGAGAATATAGCCTATTTTGATAGAATGCAGTTGCATAAAGAAGAATTTGGAGAAAGCTATGTATATGATAAAGATGGAAATTTAGTTTCATCACAAGACTTAGCAGCTAAAAACTCTAAATTTGAGTATAGTAACAATGATTTAGTAAAATCCATAAGTCCAAAAGGAAATAAATTTACTTATAAATATGATGGGAAACATAATATAACAGAAGCAACATCGGCAGAAAATATAAAATATAGTTTTTCATATGACAAGAATGGTAATCCATTAACAGCTAAAATAGGAGAGACAAATGGGTTAACTTTAGAATCTAAAGCAGAATATACAGAAGACGGGAATTATATAAAATCAATAGAGGATAGCTCTGGAAATAAAGTAAGTTATGATTATGATAAGAACAAAGGAATTTTAAATAAGACTACAGATGCAAAAGGAAATTCAATATATTATTCCTATGATAGTATGGATAGACTTACAAAAGCATCAACTGCATCTGATAAAGTAAGTAATAGTTATACTTATGAAAATGATAAAATAAAATCTATAGGTCACAATGGATTTAATTACAATTTTGAATATGATGCTGAAGGAAATACACACAAAGTAAATGTAGGGAATCAAAATCTAATTACTAACGAATATGATGAAAAAACTAATAATCTTGTAAGTTCTAATTATGGTAATGGACAAACAACAAAGTACAAATATGATGATGAGGATAGACTAACAGAATATTTGTACAAAGATAAATCACTACAAAGATACATATATGATGGAGAAGGAAAATTAGCTACTTTATATGACAATATAAATTATATAAAATATAAATATGATTATGATGTAGCAGGACGACTTAATAGAATAAAAGATTCCAAGGGAAATATAACAAGTTATAATTATGACGCAGACAGTAACTTAAGTAGTTTTCAAGAAAAAATAAATGGAATGGGATATAAAACATCCTATGAATATGACAAAGATAACAAAGTTACAAGCATATACTATAATGCATTACAAACGTTTAGTGGCATGGAATTCTTTCCACTTAATACATCAACAATAGGTTCAAAAGGAACTAAGCCATATGTTGAAAATGATGTAAAATTTGAAAAAGACATAGATAGAACAGTACTTACAACTACTAACACAACAAAATTATTATACGACTTAGGAATAAAACAAAATCAAGGAACTATAGGAACATGGTTTAATTCCAAAGTAACAACAGGATCAAGATACATAATAGCATCAGAAACAAAAGATGCAATTTTAGATATGTATATAGATGATGACAATAAGCTAACAATAGCAGTAAGAAATAAAGAAGGAAAATGGCAAGTAGTTGCACAGTCAAAACAACTACAAGTTAGTACATGGTATTATGGAGCAGTAAGTTGGAAAGTAGAAGGAAACAAATTAAATGTACAGTTATATCTAAATGATGAAGTATATAGTGGAAGCACAACAGACTTCAAAGACTTTACAGGTGCAAAAACAGCTGTAGGAGGACATAATACAGGACAGTATCAAATACAAGGAAAACTAGAAGGACTTAGCTATTACAACAGAGCATTAAATAATGAAGACATCAAAGGAATATATAAAGGTGGAAAAGGAAACCACATAAACTATAAATATGATACCTTAGGCAGAGTAACAGAAAAAACAATAGACACAGGAATAGCCGAAGTAACAACAAAGTATAACTTTGAAAAAGGTAAAAATGGTAACACAACAACAAGAGTAAGCGAAATAGACAATGACGGAAAGAAAATAGCTTACACTTATGATGCCAATGGAAACATAGAAACAATAATAGACAATGGCAAAAAAATAACATACACCTATGATGAATTAAATCAGCTTATAAAAGAAAGAAATGAAATAGAAGAAAAAGAAATAAGCTATACATATGATGTAGGTGGAAATATAGTAGGTAAAACCGAAACAACATTTGGTGGAGATAGCAAAACAACAACTTACAAATATGAAGATAGTAACTGGAAAGACAAACTAACAAACTTCAATGGAAAAGCCATAACCTATGATGGAATAGGAAATCCACTGACCTACGATGGATGGAATTTTCAGTGGGAACAAGGAAGAAAACTAAGTAAGTTAGATGGAAATGGCTACAACATAAGCTACAAATATAATGCAAGTGGAATAAGAACAGAAAAAGAAGTAAATGGAGTTGTAACAAAGTATCACTTAGAAGGGGCAAATGTAACCTTTGAAACAAATGGAAAATATGTAATATACTATACTTACACAGTAAATGGACAACTTATTAGTATGAATCTAAATGGAGAAGAATACTACTATGTTAGAAATGCACAAAAAGATATAATAGGATTAACAGATAAAGCAGGAAAAAGTGTAGTAGAGTATAGTTATGATTCATGGGGCAAACTTTTAAAAATAGTAGATACCAGTGAAAAAGAAGTAGGAAAGAAAAATCCATATAGATATAGAGGTTATAGATGTGATTCGGAAACTGGATTATATTATTTAAATTCAAGATTCTATAATCCAGAATGGGATAGATTTATAAATTCAGACTCATTAGGTGGAAGTACAGGAGAATTATTATCCCATAATACATTTGCCTATTGTAGTAATAACCCAATAGTTAGACAAGATTCTAACGGATACATATGGGATACTATTTTAGACATTGGGTGTGCAATATATGATTTTGCAAGGTTTGTAATGAATCCTACATGGTCTAATGGTGTGGATTTAGCATGGGATGTAGGAGCAGTATTTGTACCTTGTGTACCAGGGTCATATGCTAAAAAAGCATTTAAATTTGCATCTAAAGCTCATGGGTCAGGTAAATCAGTAAAAAGTAGTAGAATATTAGGTAGCTATAAAAAATTAGTTAGTTCAAAAGTTAAAGATGCACATCATATAATTCAAGATGCAGCTATGAGAAATATCCATGGATATAAAAGGAGAAATGCTCCGGCTATCCAGTTGAAAGGTCCTGCTAATAAAATAGGAACACCTCATTATTATGCAACTAAGGTTCAAAGAACTGCAGGAGGGGGAACTTACGGAGCGGAGAGAAGAATAGGATACAAAGCTTTAAGAAAAGCAGGGTTATCAATAGAAGAAGCTAAAAATGCTATTAGAAGTGCAGATAAATATTTTATGGATGAGTTAGGGCTAAATTTAGATTCGATAACTAGAATGCCTGGAAATAGAGGGAGGAGATAA
- a CDS encoding DUF7668 domain-containing protein gives MNIKKVLLHEIIQIINNIRESKYQELKKRGMLINITEDEIKKELNEYGGILTEASIDEYEEALDIIEISNTNTYKVYMDLWINGIRSDLTIICDITMNDIGKILNSSIEDIHVL, from the coding sequence ATGAATATAAAAAAAGTTCTTTTACATGAAATTATACAAATAATTAATAATATACGGGAAAGTAAATACCAAGAACTTAAAAAGAGAGGAATGTTAATTAACATAACAGAGGATGAAATAAAAAAGGAATTAAATGAATATGGGGGTATATTGACTGAAGCTAGTATTGATGAATATGAAGAAGCTTTGGATATTATTGAAATTAGCAATACTAATACATATAAAGTTTATATGGATCTTTGGATAAATGGAATAAGAAGTGATTTAACTATTATTTGTGATATAACAATGAATGATATAGGTAAAATTCTGAATAGCAGTATAGAAGATATACATGTTTTATAA
- a CDS encoding RHS repeat-associated core domain-containing protein: MNLNGQEYYYIRNAQNDIIALNNSRGTTVATYTYDSWGKLLSIKDQNGTDITNNKDHVGYKNPYRYRGYRYDTETGLYYLNSRYYNSEWGRFVNADGIIGEAEDLLSYNMFAYCNNNCINSLDLNGEYAVSIFMTSAIKYGIRIIGAIASSEIIMGVAIVAAFIGTGALIYKGIQIYKASSSHAAKTIQNKNQDISNNEKNTPYSHLKDSSRVGKGKKFTATQKKKIIKENRKRNKGKVISDDQLDPYQELVQPRKSQKGVTPLQNEWQIDHIIPKSKGGTNSFGNARIISLKWNRIKWDK, from the coding sequence ATGAATCTAAATGGACAAGAGTACTATTATATCAGAAATGCACAAAATGATATAATAGCCCTAAATAATAGTAGGGGAACTACAGTTGCAACATACACATATGACTCATGGGGAAAACTATTATCAATAAAAGATCAAAATGGAACAGACATAACAAATAACAAAGACCATGTAGGATACAAGAACCCTTACAGATATAGAGGATATAGATATGACACTGAAACAGGCTTATACTATTTAAATTCAAGATATTATAATTCTGAATGGGGTAGGTTTGTAAATGCGGATGGTATTATAGGAGAAGCAGAAGATCTATTATCATATAATATGTTTGCTTATTGTAATAATAATTGCATAAATTCTTTAGATTTAAATGGTGAATATGCTGTAAGTATATTTATGACATCGGCCATAAAGTATGGTATTAGGATTATAGGAGCAATAGCATCATCTGAAATAATTATGGGTGTAGCTATAGTAGCAGCATTTATAGGTACAGGTGCGCTAATATATAAGGGGATACAAATTTATAAAGCTTCTTCATCACATGCAGCTAAAACTATTCAAAATAAAAATCAGGATATTTCAAATAATGAAAAAAATACACCTTATTCTCACTTAAAAGATTCTTCAAGAGTTGGTAAAGGTAAAAAATTTACTGCAACACAAAAGAAGAAGATAATTAAAGAAAATCGTAAAAGAAATAAAGGAAAAGTTATATCGGATGATCAGCTTGATCCTTATCAAGAATTAGTTCAACCTAGAAAAAGTCAAAAAGGAGTTACACCACTTCAAAATGAGTGGCAAATAGATCATATAATTCCTAAATCAAAAGGGGGAACAAATAGTTTTGGTAATGCTAGAATTATTTCGCTAAAATGGAATAGAATAAAATGGGATAAATAG
- a CDS encoding RHS repeat domain-containing protein has translation MDYSRDSISNAFLLLINIRKLEGFSHYDTALNDEDIKGICKSGRGNHVNYKYDTLGRTTEKTIDTGIAKVTTKYSFEKGENGNTTTKVSEIDNNGKKIAYTYDANGNIETITDGSKKITYTYDELNQLTKEQNEIEEKEISYTYDIGGNIVSKTETTFSGDSKTTTYKYEDSNWKDKLTSFNGKAITYDGIGNPLTYDGWKFQWEQGRKLSKLDGNGYNISYKYNPSGIRTEKVVNGVVTKYHLEDDEVTFEENGKDKIHYTYDLNDNLISMNLNGQEYYYIRNAQNDIIALNNSRGTTVATYTYDSWGKLLSIKDENGTDITNNKDHVGYKNPYRYRGYRYDTETGLYYLNSRYYNSEWGRFVNADGIIGKAEALLSYNMFAYCNNNYPNMVDYNGRFAICAGVIGGSFIVTVLFGAALILTGVYIYYKIVKPLLVNNNPTYNIGENNKEKSNEDNKPNKKQNKRKTRPGPRRKKGRPVKNPNEVRPTGNHKTTSESKLPIDNQDPSLTLDRINELGKIIARRFYDELGRALRDVDFTNHGNPKDHPIVPHVHIWDWVK, from the coding sequence TTGGATTATAGTAGAGATTCTATATCCAATGCATTCTTATTGTTAATAAATATAAGAAAATTAGAAGGATTTAGTCATTATGATACTGCATTAAATGATGAAGATATTAAAGGAATATGCAAAAGTGGAAGAGGAAATCACGTAAACTATAAATATGACACTTTAGGCAGAACAACAGAAAAAACAATAGACACAGGAATAGCCAAAGTAACAACAAAATATAGTTTTGAAAAAGGTGAAAATGGTAACACAACAACAAAAGTAAGCGAAATAGACAACAACGGAAAGAAAATAGCTTACACTTATGATGCCAATGGAAACATAGAAACAATAACAGACGGTAGCAAGAAAATAACATACACCTATGATGAATTAAATCAGCTTACAAAAGAACAAAATGAAATAGAAGAAAAAGAAATAAGCTATACATATGATATAGGTGGAAATATAGTAAGTAAAACTGAAACAACATTCAGTGGAGATAGCAAAACAACAACTTATAAATATGAAGATAGTAACTGGAAAGACAAACTAACAAGCTTTAATGGAAAAGCAATAACTTACGATGGAATAGGAAATCCTCTAACATATGATGGATGGAAATTTCAGTGGGAACAAGGAAGAAAACTAAGTAAGTTAGATGGAAATGGCTATAACATAAGCTATAAATATAATCCAAGTGGAATAAGAACAGAAAAAGTAGTAAATGGAGTTGTAACAAAGTATCATTTAGAAGATGATGAAGTAACATTTGAGGAAAATGGAAAAGATAAAATACACTATACTTATGACTTAAATGATAACCTAATCAGCATGAATCTAAATGGACAAGAGTACTACTACATCAGAAATGCACAAAATGATATAATAGCCCTAAATAATAGTAGAGGAACTACAGTCGCAACATACACATATGACTCATGGGGAAAACTACTATCAATAAAAGATGAAAACGGAACAGATATAACAAATAACAAAGACCATGTAGGATACAAAAACCCTTACAGATATAGAGGATATAGATATGACACTGAAACAGGATTATATTATTTAAATTCAAGATATTATAATTCTGAATGGGGTAGGTTTGTAAATGCAGATGGTATTATAGGAAAAGCAGAAGCTCTATTATCATATAATATGTTTGCTTATTGTAATAATAATTACCCTAATATGGTAGATTATAATGGTAGATTTGCTATATGTGCAGGAGTAATAGGCGGTTCATTTATAGTCACAGTCTTGTTTGGAGCAGCGCTAATATTAACAGGAGTATATATATATTACAAGATAGTTAAACCGTTGTTGGTAAATAATAATCCTACTTATAATATTGGGGAAAATAATAAAGAAAAGAGTAACGAAGATAATAAACCGAATAAAAAGCAAAATAAAAGAAAAACAAGGCCTGGTCCAAGGAGAAAAAAGGGTAGACCAGTAAAAAATCCTAACGAAGTTCGTCCCACAGGAAACCATAAAACTACAAGTGAAAGCAAATTACCTATAGATAATCAAGATCCTTCATTAACTTTAGATAGGATTAATGAATTAGGAAAAATAATAGCAAGAAGATTTTATGATGAATTAGGACGTGCCTTAAGGGATGTAGATTTCACTAATCATGGTAATCCTAAGGATCATCCCATAGTACCTCATGTACATATATGGGATTGGGTAAAATAA
- a CDS encoding Rpn family recombination-promoting nuclease/putative transposase, whose amino-acid sequence MVQRLKPLNDFIFKKLFGENEVKDNLIAFLNAVLDRKDRDRLVTLEIVDNKELTRDLINDKTAILDVRAKTENGTQIDIEVQLTNQHNMDKRTLFYWGKLFNEKISKGEDYKNLKKVITINILDFEYINLDKFHTKFHLWEDEYKEYMLTDLVEIHFIELPKFNKLEEKNLKEDRLQRWLTFFNKDIPNEKLKELMEMDKDIKKAEERLEYLSSDEKTIEIYKAREKSLHERANMINGAKEEGRREGIQQGIQQGRNEGIQQVAINTAKNLLMMGMDSETISKVTGLSIEEVKSLKN is encoded by the coding sequence GTGGTACAAAGATTGAAACCTTTAAACGATTTTATATTCAAAAAACTATTTGGGGAAAACGAAGTAAAAGATAACTTAATAGCATTTTTAAATGCAGTTTTAGATAGAAAAGATAGGGATAGACTTGTAACTTTAGAAATAGTAGATAATAAAGAATTAACTCGTGATCTTATAAATGATAAAACAGCGATACTAGATGTAAGGGCAAAAACAGAAAATGGAACACAAATAGATATAGAAGTACAACTTACAAATCAGCATAATATGGATAAGAGAACATTGTTCTATTGGGGAAAATTATTTAATGAAAAAATATCTAAGGGTGAAGATTATAAAAATCTTAAAAAGGTAATAACTATAAATATACTAGATTTTGAATATATAAATTTAGATAAATTTCATACTAAGTTTCACCTTTGGGAAGATGAATACAAAGAGTATATGCTGACAGACTTAGTTGAAATTCATTTTATAGAATTACCTAAGTTTAATAAGTTAGAAGAAAAGAATTTAAAAGAAGATAGACTTCAAAGATGGTTGACTTTCTTTAATAAAGATATTCCTAATGAGAAATTAAAGGAGTTGATGGAAATGGATAAGGATATTAAAAAAGCAGAAGAAAGACTTGAGTATTTAAGCAGCGATGAAAAGACTATAGAAATATATAAGGCTAGGGAAAAGTCGCTACATGAGAGAGCAAATATGATTAATGGAGCGAAAGAAGAAGGAAGAAGAGAAGGAATACAACAAGGAATACAACAAGGAAGAAATGAAGGAATACAGCAAGTAGCAATTAATACTGCAAAAAACTTATTAATGATGGGTATGGATTCAGAAACTATATCCAAAGTAACAGGATTAAGTATAGAAGAGGTTAAAAGTTTAAAAAATTAA
- a CDS encoding polymorphic toxin-type HINT domain-containing protein has product MGEGWVEAGNLKVGDKVPLYSGKVTEVSRINLEILKKPVKVYNFEVEDWHMYFVSHRNVLVHNMCAQPIKHKYFPSKRAARQRKENSLHL; this is encoded by the coding sequence ATAGGAGAAGGCTGGGTAGAAGCAGGTAATTTAAAAGTAGGAGATAAGGTACCTCTATATTCAGGAAAAGTTACTGAAGTAAGTAGAATAAATCTAGAAATATTAAAGAAGCCTGTAAAAGTATATAACTTTGAAGTAGAAGATTGGCATATGTATTTTGTATCACATAGAAATGTCTTGGTGCATAATATGTGTGCTCAACCAATTAAACATAAATATTTTCCTTCTAAAAGAGCTGCAAGACAACGGAAAGAAAATAGCTTACACTTATGA